From a region of the Mercurialis annua linkage group LG1-X, ddMerAnnu1.2, whole genome shotgun sequence genome:
- the LOC126667856 gene encoding uncharacterized protein LOC126667856 — MSPYRLVNGKACHLPLELEQRAYCAIKESNFYPKLSKQKQLLQLNELDEFRSSAYENAKLYKEKTKKWHDAHIVPKQFTEGNHVLLYNSRLRLFPGKLKSRWSGPFKVRHVAEHGAIELESANGETFKVNGHRCKPYLVPLTDEGRECYTLDAPN, encoded by the coding sequence ATGTCCCCTTACAGACTGGTCAATGGAAAGGCTTGTCACTTGCCTTTGGAGTTAGAGCAACGCGCATATTGTGCCATCAAAGAGTCAAATTTTTACCCAAAGCTCTCAAAGCAGAAGCAACTTTTGCAACTGAATGAACTCGATGAGTTTCGCTCGTCGGCATATGAGAATGCCAAGTTATATAAAGAAAAGACCAAGAAATGGCACGATGCTCATATTGTGCCTAAGCAGTTTACAGAAGGCAATCATGTGCTACTGTATAACTCTCGCTTGCGTCTATTTCCTGGCAAACTAAAGTCGAGATGGAGTGGACCTTTTAAGGTGAGACATGTAGCTGAGCATGGCGCAATTGAGCTCGAAAGTGCAAATGGCGAGACTTTCAAAGTTAATGGTCATAGGTGCAAACCATACTTAGTTCCGTTGACAGACGAAGGACGAGAGTGTTACACTCTCGATGCCCCAAACTAA